A stretch of DNA from Lotus japonicus ecotype B-129 chromosome 4, LjGifu_v1.2:
ACCACGGAAGACTTCGTCCTTTTTATGTATCTCTATCTTTTCTTCAATCATATCACCCATCGTatcttttaccttttttttatcttgtttCTATTCACTACATTTCTAGTTAGCTTGAAGTGTGAATAAAACTTATAATTAATCTTATATAAATTTCCCACAACTATGTTCTCTAACCTTTCTTTACTAGCTAGAGTGTGCTTATACATAAACATACACATTTATGACGACACATTTTGGATATACTCCCCTTCATTCCAAAATTATTGTTGTTTAAAGTTATGTACATAGTTTAAGAGTTCATCACTTGATACTATCATTTGACTGAAACACCATTATTTAATGTTTAGTTATATTAACGAGAGAGAATGATAATTATTGAtcaactaattggtgagaattgtgatagataaaaataaaaggtGTTATTTGAGAGATgtaatattaaataagggttagatggaagaaaataatataaaatgctTTGGATTTATAAAATAACaatagttttgaaaaaaaacacaaaaactaaaacaaaaataattttggaaCGGATGAAGTATACATTTATCACaacttttaactttttttattgttacaaaaAGAAAACTAGAAGGAACACAACTACACCACTGAATTTAAGCATAACAAAGCAACGAAATATGATGAAGGAAGCCTCCACACACGGTTGGAAATACTCTCCCTAGATGTTTTGCATGTCAGGAAATTCAGAGCATTTTTTCTCTCGTAGAATGTGAACCACCGATGCATGCCAATCTTAACAAAGAGCTCCCTTAACGTGCaaggctctctctctctctctctctctctctctctctctctctcactcaaaACCTAGAGATGTCAACATCCTCCTGAAGGACCTAAATTTGCATGCAACCTGATGCACGTATGATGTTGCTCTGGCCAAGCTCCCAAGAGTCCTTCAATCCCAATCTGATGCACATATGAGTTTCATGGTGGAACGTGCCCCATCCTCATGGACATATATCTTTGTGTTGCCAATCATCTTCACCTTTGGTGCCTCTTTGCTCTTATCCAAGATCACGAGTTTTGTAACTGGTTTTGAGCTAGGGTTAGTTGTCGGCCTTCCCCAACCTTTGATGGTCAACGCTCCCTCCCCTACTACGATATCTAACGTATCTTTCTGAAATCTTTATTTGCCATTCAAAATTGGAGCGCTATAATTACTAGAATTCGTTATAACTCTAGCTTTGAATTGCATGAGAGTCTTTAAATATTGGTCAACCATTTTTGGCATGGTATTCAAGTTATGGATTTTGTTTCCTTTCTTGATCCCCTTAATTTCTTCTCCATAGGTTATGGTCGAATTAATGTAACATTCAATGACTTCCTTGAATTCAAACTTATATTTAGCTAATCCACTAGCAGCCAAGATCCATGTGAAGATTATGGGGCATTCAATGGGTGCAATAACTGATGTTGTATTCTCTACCTCATCCATGGCCTTGTCTCCCTGCGCATTGATTGTTTCTAGGTTTGGCATATCCTCTGTTGAAGCTTGTAACCTCGTAGTCGTCGTTGCTAAAACTGGGCTATTAGACTCATTAATTTGGTCTCCAACATGTGTCTCATTCCCTTTCAGAGCTTGCTTTTGGGCCGATGGAGAGGTGCGGTTCGCGGCCATGTGGCCATAACAACCGCAGATCGAATATAAGTACATCCCACATATTCCACTTTGTATACGGTCTTGCAGGGGAGGATCATACCAATTATAGGTTGGGTGAGACCAATCTCCACACCGCTTTTACAAGCGTGCACAAGATAATGTCGTCATAAAACTGAAACCCTAGTCATGAGATCCTAATTCAAACCAAGGTCATGTTGATCTTTGAGGTTGCTGCTACGAAGTATGGAGTCCATGGTTTCACAACGAGATAATGATCATAGATGAACCACGAACCTCTCGACATGACCTTATCTTTGCCACCAACCTCATGAAACTTCACCAGAAAATAGTCTTGATTGATATCCTGAATTTCATAGCCTCTTGATTGTTGGGGaagacaggggagcccatgggccgatGAGCAATACACAAAGAGATATCGATGTCAcatcacccaaaaccttaaggcattaggttcatgggtcacatctcttgtaaagtcttctcctcactcaTACTTAatcaatgtgggactccaactccacAATAATTCTCAACATTGACAACTTTCATAGTGATCACAGTTTTTCGCATAGTGCAACATATCCAGTATTCTTCCCTAACAATTTCACTACCAGACAATCCACCCAtgacttacaaatattgatatATGTGTGAGAATCAACAAAGTCAAAAGAAGGGAATAATCAATTTCCCTCCACTAGATCAAGTTTCATGACACCCATCTTGGCAAGATCTTCAACTTTCTTTTGCTCAGATTTGGATGTGTTGAGCACCTTCTCTTTCATCGTGACATTCCTCTCCAGTGGTTTCTCAGCTGGTTGTTGTTTTGACACCGTGACACTCTCGGTTCCGCTATCAACCTCCATTTAAAATCGTCAGAGCTTTTAACTGCTATAACATATTGTGATCGTTAAAAGTCGACGCATATACATAAATTCAAAAGACATGATTTGAGATAGTATATCCATCAATCCTTTCTATTTTTCCAATGTACTACTTTGTATATCATCTTCAATTTCTCAATAACATTTATTCATTCACACTTCAAAATTTCTACACTCCATTTtcacttaattttatttttatccatATCTTTCTTTTCAATGATATCACATATTACATTTCatattttctatttcattttctCTTATTTCTCCGACCTGCACCTATTTCTTACTTACACATTTCTCAGTATATTACGTGTGATGACTCTTACCTTTCTTTCTTAACCTTATTtcttttctatctatttctatCCATGCTAGTTCCCTACCACTTATTTCCATTTAAAATCACAAATATTTCTCCTAGATCTTATCCATGAGTAGTAGAACCTTCACGGGCACCTATATAGTACTCCTACTGCGAGTAATTAAATCAATCCACTCAACTCTGAAACACTCTTCCTCGAACTCTGCATTTCATGACCTCATCAACCTCATCAACCCCAACGCCAACTCCCATTCCAATTATACGGCTCTAATCTCACCATTGATTCCCATCCAACGGCCCACATCCCCACTGAAATTCCCCCAATGGACCCCACTCATCTACCTCCAAAACTCGTGCTGAACCCTGAAACGCATGCTAACTAGTACACCCTTCTCGggatttgaaaagaaaaaaagaatcaCACTAAGGACAAATCAGTCTTTTCCTCACTTACTATCCCCTTGTACATCGTAATCCGCCACGTCACCCAAATTCAAAACCTCTACAGGCTGGCAAAATCAACACCCAATCAAAAACCTCCACGTGGACTACAGCTGTCTCCTCACACCAGGTATATAAATACCCGCTTCCCCCACTTCTTCCACTTGCACTCCATTTTCAAAACCTCTCTTTAACTAAAACCCTCAATTATGGCATCTAATTACAACCTTGCCATTCTTCTCTCTGCGGTGCTTCTCCTACAGTTCTTACCTGAACTCACTGTAGGGGCGCTGGTTCAAGAGCAACCGTTGGTGCTCAAGTATCACAACGGTCAGCTTCTAAAAGGCCAGATCACCGTTAATCTAATCTGGTACGGTTCTTTCAGTCCAATCCAACGGTCCATAATCGTGGACTTTGTAAACTCTTTGAGTACCACCGGCGCGGCGCTTCCCTCCGCCGCAGCGTGGTGGAAGACGACGGAGAAGTACAAAACAGGACCCTCTGCGTTGGTCGTCGGGAAGCAGTTTCTCCACCCGGCGTACACCCTCGGGAAGAGCCTCAAGGGGAGGGATCTCTTGGCACTGGCGTCGAAGTTCAAGAGCTCCAACTCCAACGCCGCGTTGTCGTCTATCACCGTCGTGCTGACTGCGAAGGATGTTGCCGTTGATGGGTTCTGTATGAGCCGCTGCGGAAGCCATGGATCGGTTCGGAGTGGTGCGGTTCGGACTGCTTATGTGTGGGTTGGAAACTCTGAGACGCAGTGTCCAGGGCAATGCGCGTGGCCGTTTCACCAGCCGATGTATGGCCCACAGACGCCGCCGTTGGTGGCGCCGAACGGTGATGTTGGTGTGGATGGGATGGTGATTAACCTGGCTACGCTTTTGGCTGGAACTGTGACGAATCCGTTTAATAATGGATACTTTCAGGGTCCGGCAACGGCGCCGTTGGAGGCGGTGACGGCGTGCACTGGGGTTTTTGGGAGCGGGGCGTATCCGGGTTATCCGGGTCAGGTGTTGGTGGATGGGGTTTCTGGGGCGAGTTTCAATGCGCACGGCGCGAACGGGAGGAAGTTTCTTCTGCCGGCGATGTGGGACCCGCAGACGTCGGTGTGCAAGCCTCTTgtgtgaggaggaggaggtacACGTGGCGGAGTGGGTTGTAGATATGGGTTGCTGGAGATGATGGCACTTGGGTGTTGGAGGAAAGGGAGTGTATTGTCATTGTGTATGTATGTATTTTTAAGTTGTTTTTTTGTCGTTTAGTATGACATGTAAATTCTATGTCAAAATACTAAAAAGCcatgttgttattattattaaatattaatattgtaACTTTCCAATGTGGTAaaggaggaaaagaaaagaaggctTATCGATAATCAATGGATTATGGAGTATTAAGTaaactttataattttttttgcaaTAAAAATGGTAGAGAACGCTTAGATATTAGTTGTAGTGAGACCAATAAAGCTTCATTTTAAAGTATGATGGTTATTCATTAATTGAGATATTTTATTGGACCTAAAATGTTTGAAATTTGAACTCTGGATCGAAGTGAGACTCAAATCCACTTGAACTTCaaaatttgtttatttattttctagGGTATCCAACATACATGTGAGAAGACATAATGGTGGgatcttattttgggacttatctcactttttgtgggcccagactgccacataggatttaagacactcttaAGGTCTCCATGCACATTTTGCTCCAGTGGTTGgtatcttattttacttttagttggacCCACActacccaatatatttatattatttatacccacgtaatattaaattataaattcaatACAATTTAATCATTAAACGGTCCCAAAcggaattttaaaaaatagaattaaaaaaaaacggaATTTAAAAAAGAAGGCTCAAACGGGCAAAAAATGACTGGCCGGCCCAGCCGGTCAAAAGAAGGCCCAACGGTCTGGACCGTTACCGGCTGAGCCGGTCCAAGGCAATACATATAGTTTTAAAACCGGCCAAGCCCTTCTCACACACACAAACCCTAATTTTCCTTTCTCTCCTTCTCACCCTCTGATGCTCTCTCCTCCCTCACACAAACCTAATTTCCAAACGGCCTTCTCCTCCGCCGCCGCCCTACTCCTCCACCACCGCCCCTCAGTTTTCTTCCTCTCCcttcctttctctcttcctctttcCACCGCGACCTCACCTCATCTCCTCTCCTCCACCAACCTACATCCACCTTCGATCTCCGATGAGGAAGCCACAGTGAGGACACGGTCGGTCAAGCCAACCACAGTGAGGAGAAGTCTCAGTgagggttttttatttttaggaaatttagggttttgtttctttccatttttccaattttttgTAATCTGATCTTTGATCTTTGTAATATTATGTTTGTAATCTGTATATTATTATCATTCTTTATCAATGAAATTAGTTCAGATTCAGTTTCAGTTTCTTTCCCTCTATTTTTCACTTTGGATCTGGTActgaaggagagagaaaaaataatattttaattaagatctCAAATTTGAGAGTACAtgagctaaggcacggatcttagcaAAAACTAAGATCCCATGCCATGTAGGATACCCCCAATGGTGAGAtttaataagatccggatcttattttaaggtcccaaaataaggactccattggagatgctctaatgtGCTGCAGGTCTTAGATTTTAGCTATATGGGTCTTTGCTGGTGGTATCTTTTTAGGTTAGTTGGCTTTCTTGGGGGTGGTTTTGTAATTCTTCCCCTGAAGTCTCAGCTTGATCTTTGTGAACCGGTattctttttccttactaggttttCTCAAGGGGGTTTTCCCtgataaggttttaatgaggtctGTTCCCTTTGATTTTCTTCAAGGGGAGGGGGTTGGGTAGGTGCTGCTGGATCATCTTCAACAGTTTAGGATTAAGtcgttttttctttccttttcttctccattctcttattctctttgtattgggttgaagtactccttgtacttcattcaatataGTTCaaattgcttatcaaaaaaagaaagtgaaaagaCATAATACTAATTCCTCGAGATTAAAAGATCATATTAAGTGAAAGGTTAAGAGGTCATCTTAAGTGCATATAACTCTTTGCCATCCtaacaaaacatttttcttCATACACATCTACTTAGGGATTAAATCTTCAATTGAAAGAAGTGTAGCTATCTATTAGTAGCATTATAATATTGTGTATTCATTTCTGAGCTTCTTTTGTCGTTTAGCGTGACATGAAAATTCCGTGTCAAAATACTAAAAAGCtatgttgttattattatcaaggcttaaaagcatttgttgcccctgatgtttcaggttTGTGCAACTGACACCCCCCATCTATTTTCGTCCATGTTTGTACCCTTGATGTTTTACAAATGTGCACCGTTTGCCCCTCCGTTATTCTGCCGTTTAAAAAGGGTGACGTGGCCGTTAAATGCCACGTCAGCATCTTACGTGGCGTGACACGTCattaaaagaaaatcagaaCTTGGAAAAAGGAGGTGGGAGGATTTGAACCCATGACCTTGAATTAGCAAAACACAGATTTTACCAGTTAAGCTACTCAGTCAAATGTTGAAATTATGACCAACTTTTTATTTATAGCATACTTATTCATCAAAATGTAATGAACTTGAACCCAGATAATTCTCATCATTTTGttcccttcatcttcatccatgaACTTCTTCTTTATCCTGATCCACATACAACAttctctccttctccttcactcAATAACCGAAAGCAACAACTCCATCATCCCAAAAACCTCTTTCTTCTCCTAATCtccattttcatcttcaaatcAGAGCCCAAACCCATGACCCATAAccagaaagaaaaggaagatcaAAGAAACCCTCATCCCTGCCAATCATCAACAAACCCAGATACTGAGCCGCGTGACCACCATATTCTTCGTCGGGTCATCTTCACGCTGCCGTGGAGTCTCCTCGATCTCGCCTTGTACTATTGCTCAATTTCTCTCCTCCTCCCCTTCAGGTCTCAATttggtctctctctctctctcgtaaACCCACATGATGGTGGCGGGTTTGCAATGAACGGAGGGTGGAGGCTTCTGAGTTCTGACGATGGGGGTTTCAGTTGTTGGTTATGATAGTGGCTGGGGCGAAGGTTGGTGTGGCTCTGGATGGTTGGGTTTGTGCGTTGGAGGTTCTGGTTTCAATTTATTCAGGTGTTGGAGAATGGTTATGGTGATTGGGAATGGTTGTGGTGATTTCTGTTTTCTGATTTCTGAGATTTTGGGTTGTTGTTCTGGTAGTTTTGGTGGCTGTTGGTGATTATTTTGGCGAGGTTCTGGGCGATGGAAGAAGGTGGTTCAATTCGGTGGTGAAGGTTTTCAGGATGCAGGGGAGTTGTGGTTAAAGGATGAGAGGTTTTGTGATGATGAAGGATGAGGTTATGACATGGTACAGCTTTGTGATTTCCATAGATTAAAGGGAAGGAAACAGTGTTGATTCTCGTAAACCCAACAAGGGTTTTGTTGTTCGAAATCGGAATCAGATGGGGGTACTCGGATTTTGGGGTGAGAAGCTTCATGGGGTAGTTTGCTGAATTGCTGTGTATAGGTTTAAAGGAGGGTagataatataaataatattgtgtTGTTAGATATTACAATTATCTACCTAGTTCAGTTGGTTAAGTGTTGTTTTTGACACTTGCATGGCCTGGGTTCGAATCTTTCTTGcccttttttctcaattttaaacgtaatttccacgtggcccCTTCCGTTAATTTTTTAACGTCGGGTACAAACATGGACGAAAATAGATGGGGGGTGTCAGTTGCACAAACCTGAAACATCAGAGGcaacaaatgcttttaagccaatTATCAATATTTGTAACTTTCCATGTGGAAAAcgagaaaaaaagagagaaaagaaggcTTATCACTAATGATTATTAGATGaactttatattattttataacgAAAATGAAAGAACAAAGAGAGCACTAGGGCGCCACTAGCATTTTAGCAATTTACGTAGGGGGTTTGAGCCATAAGAATTAAACTTGAAATTGTAGGAATCAAGTTGGCATATTCTTTATAATATTATGTGTGATTGAGAGTGGGTTTTACACTTTCGTATATTTTTTGTGCTATTTTTATGCTAAAGTAAAGTAAGGTGATTGCAGAATGGGACATTTGTTTGTAGAAGAAGAATGCAGGGTCCTCATCATCGTTTTTGTTTATGgtaaaaagagaataaaaagtgAGTGGTGGATTCTCTGGTGGTGTTTGGGGACTGGGAGACCATTATGACGAAGAGTAACAGTGATGATGACATTCGGTGAAGATGAAGGTGAAGTGAATCTATCTCACACGGCAGGAAATGTCATTGTTTGGTTGGTTCTTGTGGGTCCTCTGCCTCTGCAATCATGATTTCAGATAAGGTTTTTAGGATTGTAGCTTGATGAGAGTGAGGTAGCTTTTGCCATTACTTTTTGTTTTTAACCACAGCTGTAAACCAGATGTAATCATTAGGAAGTTGATAATGGGGAAAAGTTTATCATCTCAAACCAAAATACAAGTGAGATTGggaaagaaaaatgagaaattagTTGATATAATAGATTTTTTTAGTAACTATCTCATTCACTAAGCTGAAGAAATAGAGGCAAACACCAATTTGAAGCAGGGAGAGAGAGTTCCATCAGGAAATGAAATGGAAGAACATGCCTTGTCCATTTCTTTTTCCGCAGTCGAGTTCCACAAGATTAGAGACGGTTAGAATAGATGTGAGGTGGTTTAAATAACAATTCCCTTTATAAGTGTTACAAGTGTTAAAGCAGAGAAAATATTCTCTTAAGGAGCCTTGGCTCTGGGGTACTGTTTCTAAAAAGTGTATGTGTTCAATTAAGATTCAATGTGCTATCAGACTTTAAGCTAAATCGGGAACATGGAGATGACTAGGACTCCCATAAGAAAGACCTGAGAACACTTATATTGCAGAGAGATGAACCTTACGAATTTgggaaaaataaacaaatgagAACCATATCCATTGAACACTTACGATGG
This window harbors:
- the LOC130711965 gene encoding protein EXORDIUM-like 2, whose protein sequence is MASNYNLAILLSAVLLLQFLPELTVGALVQEQPLVLKYHNGQLLKGQITVNLIWYGSFSPIQRSIIVDFVNSLSTTGAALPSAAAWWKTTEKYKTGPSALVVGKQFLHPAYTLGKSLKGRDLLALASKFKSSNSNAALSSITVVLTAKDVAVDGFCMSRCGSHGSVRSGAVRTAYVWVGNSETQCPGQCAWPFHQPMYGPQTPPLVAPNGDVGVDGMVINLATLLAGTVTNPFNNGYFQGPATAPLEAVTACTGVFGSGAYPGYPGQVLVDGVSGASFNAHGANGRKFLLPAMWDPQTSVCKPLV